One stretch of Bombina bombina isolate aBomBom1 chromosome 7, aBomBom1.pri, whole genome shotgun sequence DNA includes these proteins:
- the LOC128666291 gene encoding protein SSUH2 homolog: protein MTEHSSIRNMNSTNYGAVGQSVPPPMNYAAAMNPAMNQALYPPTGTEGLSTPLFYPSAHSDGGMGVVSGYEGMVDGSGQILPPPPDMFPGPVAPASVTPDWRIPFISEITAKEAFIEYVNSHCCYGTGPATDMVLQDMQPFNTYRYRLETFTESRACKWVTVPYKGQTVDSLAYGQAPLPWEINVPVPTFFKDEKHKAPVPHTSSLKPCPQCLGIGKTVCTKCHGVGRMQCQRCNGTGIWFKESCRDCIGNGTHSCRNCSGSCRVICTGCTGKGKILNYIQLDVTWTNNIFEFIADHKSEFPTDHFKEVNGEKIFTDEQFMVPPIINFPDRAINQASQNALQQHHSRFASTSRILRQRQTIEWLPLTFVEYNWKGEKYNYFVYGKENKVFTSNYPAKCCCCVIL from the exons CTGCAATGAATCCTGCAATGAATCAAGCTCTATATCCACCAACCGGTACAGAAGGTCTGTCAACTCCTCTCTTTTATCCGTCTGCGCACAGTGATGGAGGGATGGGTGTAGTGTCTGGGTACGAAGGGATGGTCGATGGAA GTGGTCAGATATTACCTCCTCCCCCAGATATGTTTCCTGGACCTGTTGCTCCAGCTTCTGTAACTCCAGACTGGag AATCCCATTTATTAGCGAAATCACTGCAAAAGAAGCATTCATAGAATATGTGAATAGTCACTGTTGTTATGGGACTGGTCCGGCTACAGATATGGTATTACAGGATATGCAACCATTTAATACTTATAGG TATCGCTTGGAAACCTTCACAGAGTCACGTGCCTGTAAATGGGTGACTGTTCCTTACAAAG GTCAGACAGTGGACTCCCTGGCATACGGACAAGCCCCTCTCCCTTGGGAGATTAATGTACCTGTTCCTACTTTCTTTAAGGATGAAAAACACAAAGCACCAGTTCCTCACACATCTTCCTTAAAG CCCTGCCCACAGTGCTTGGGGATAGGCAAAACTGTGTGCACAAAATGCCATGGTGTTGGCCGG ATGCAGTGTCAAAGATGTAACGGAACGGGGATTTGGTTCAAAGAGAGCTGTCGTGACTGCATTGGAAATGGGACACATAG TTGCAGGAATTGCTCTGGTAGCTGTCGTGTAATCTGCACCGGCTGCACTGGCAAAGGAAAGATTCTGAACTACATCCAGTTGGATGTGACATG GACAAATAATATTTTTGAATTTATTGCCGATCACAAGTCTGAATTTCCTACTGATCACTTCAAGGAAGTAAATGGAGAGAAAATATTCACTGATGAGCAGTTCATG GTGCCTCCTATAATAAATTTCCCTGATCGTGCCATCAACCAGGCATCCCAGAATGCTTTGCAGCAACACCATTCTCGATTTGCCTCCACAAGTCGCATACTCAGACAG AGACAAACAATTGAATGGCTGCCCCTTACTTTTGTGGAATATAACTGGAAAGGAGAAAAATACAATTACTTTGTGTATGGGAAAGAGAACAAAGTCTTTACCAGCAATTACCCTGCAAAATGCTGCTGCTGCGTAATCCTGTGA